The segment TCGCCTGGTTGTCGGCGATCAGTTCCGCCCGGCGCTTGGCCAGGGCCGCTGTGGTGTGGGGATGGGTATTCTCGCTCATGCAGCCAGATTACGCTGCGTGGAGAACCGGGGGCAAGGTGGGCTTTGTGCGAATGCTACATAATACCGAATTTCTCCAGTTACAAGAACGGGCGTAAGCATAAATTTTATGGTGGATTAGCTAAGCAGTCACCTATCCGTATCTCCATTCCAAGCACTGGGCATTGGCATGTAGCAGTTGACATGCAAGGGCTACGTGGCAGTACCAGAGCCTCAGTGAGAATGTTGCCAGGTCCTTTGCCTGAAATACGGCAAACGCCACTCTCCGATATCCCTAGTCTTGTGCAAAGGAATATTCCACCATCAGTTGAATCTGAAGGCAGAACACATGATGTATTTATATCTCACGCGTCAGAAGACAAAGATGAAATTGTAAGGTCGCTAGCAAACGCTTTGATTGGACAAGGTCTGAGTGTCTGGTATGATGAATTCTCTTTACGCATTGGCGATAGCTTGCGGCAGAAGATAGATAAAGGGCTAGCTACAAGCCGTGTCTGTCTTGTTGTGTTATCACAATCATTTATAAGTAAAGGCTGGACAAACTACGAACTTGATGGAATCGTTACCCGATCTATATCCGGCGAGCAAATTCTTTTACCTATTTGGCACAATATTACCAAACAACAAGTTATGGACTTTAGTCCTTCTTTGGCTGATAAAGTTGCAAGAAGTACAGCAACTCACACAGTCGATGAAATTGCTATAGAAATAGCAGAGTTGCTCAATAGGGATTAATAAACACACAGAACCAATAGGCATGGCTCCACAGAGGAGGGAGGACCGGCCACTGTATATATTCGGCATTGAGACGAGCGTCTTCTTGCCTGAAATCGCAGACTACTCAAACCGCCCGTACATGGCCTCGTGGCACTCCCTCAGAAAGCCCATCATCTCGGCGTAATCGCCCGACTCATAGAAACGGATCATGCCCGCGTTGTACTCGGTGAGCCGCTTGGCGGGCACCGACAGCGGCGCATAGCCGTGGCTCATGAGATGGCCGTTGAGCATCAGCAGGCCCGTGCGCTTGTTGGCGTCCCAGAAGAACTGGTTGCGGGCGAAGTCGAGGTGCAGTCGATAAGCCTGCCCGCGCACGTCCTCAAGCACCAGGATATCCTTGATCACCCGCTCGAAGATTGAGTCCAGTTCGCTCGCCTTGGGCGGCTTGTACTCGGTCCCGGCGATGCCGACCTGACCCGAGCGGAACTGGCCGGGGTCCAACGCCTCGCCGAGCCCCAAGACGCCCTGTATCGTGCAGGCCGTTTCCTTGGTCAGGCTGAACGTGTCCTGCCTGACCATGTCGATGACCAGCTCCCAGCCGAGCTTCTGCTGTTTGAGCTTCTCGACGTCGGCAACCTTGTGCCCGCCGACAGTCACTCCCTGGAGGTAGGTCTGCACCTCGGGCATGGTGAAGGGCATCCCTTCCAGGCTCTGCACGTCGAACACGAGCTCAGCGAAGACTTTTCTAGCTATGAATAGTGCTTTTTCTTTGTCCTGTTTCATGCTGTTTCCTCCCGATCAACGCAATCGCCGGTCTCGGGCGTTTTCAATAACTGTCTCGAATTATGGATGGAGTCAACTCTGATCGTCGCACTTGCAGCCCCAGTAGCCACTACCTTTCTATATCGCAACTGGACTCATCTTTCATGTCAGACTCAGCGTTTGCCGCTCCATTGAGCCATTCTGAGGTTAGGCGCTGTGCTTCATCAACTTCGTTCGTATCCATATCTTCCTCTAAGCTATCTCTTGCGCTAGCCGCTCCATCAACGTCTTCGTAGGCTCCCAATTTGTACCACATGTACGCTTGGACATTATCAATTTCTGTCCCTCTCCCATTCTCGTACGCTTTGCCCAACTCGAAATAAGCGGCAGATCTTTTTTTGATTCGCAGCGCGCTGATACCAATTGAAAGCCATTGCATAATTTTTCGGAGTGCCATCGCCTCTAGCAAACATCATTGCTACCCACAATTGTGCCTTGCTATCCCCCATCTCCGCAGCACAGAGAAAGCATTCGTAGGCTTTTTTCAAATCTCGATCGACACCGCTCCCATCATAATAAAGGCCTCCCAGCTCACATATCGCTCGCATTTCGCCATTTGCGGCTGAGATGGAATAATACTCGAATGCCCGCTTAGAATCTTTCTTTGTCCCCTTCCATAAGCATACATTCGTCCCAGGCAGTAGGCCGCGTTAGTATCACCAAGCTCGTATGCAGAGGTCAGCGATAAAACAGCTTTTTCCTAGTTGCCCTAACCTACCCCCAGTTTATATTCCGGGCTTATGTGAGTCTGCACTCTTCCTGCTGAGGTTGTCCAGGCCCCCAGCATAGCTCCCACTAGAGGGAGCCGCGCGACCGGCGCAGGCGGCTTGTATCCCAACGAGCTGTGAGGTATAATCGCATTGTATTTCTGCCGCCAATTTTCGAGCACAACCTGTACTTCCTTCAACGAATAGAATATTTCTCCATTCAGCAATTCATCCTGCAACTTCCCATTGAAGCTTTCGCTGTATCCGTTCTCCCACGGGCTACCGGGTTCGATGTAAGCCGTGTTCACTCCGATGTTTTTCAGCCATTTCCTGATCGCCGTTGCTGTGAACTCGGAACCGTTGTCCGATCTGATGAAATCAGGCTGACCTCAGCTTACGAACAGGTCGGCAAGAATATGCATTACGTCCTCATTCCGTATTCTTCTCGCTACAGGAATTCCAAGGCATTCTCCCGTAAATTCATCAATGATGGTCAGCATACGAAATGCCTTACCGTCATGCATCCGGCCCATGACAAATCATAAGCCCAAACATAATTCGGCCAGCAAGGGCGAAGGCGCAAACATGATCCGTCATTGAGCCACAGTCGTCCTGTCTTGGGTTGTTTTCTGGAGACTTTCAGCCCCCCCCGTCGCCATATGCGTTCGACCCGCTGTAGTTCACATGCCCACCTTCATTTTGAAGCAGTGGCGTAATTCGCCTATAACAATATTGTCCGTATTCTCTGGCAAATAATATGAACCAAAAGTGAAAAGGGCTATCTCTAAGGATTTTAAGAAGGACTGCTATATTGTCTCCTTATCCGATAAAATGTTATGAAGATTAAACGATACGCCTAATTCTGTTTTTTTAAGGAGCCTTCCGAATGCCTAAGCATTTACCCAGATTTATTTGCAGTAGTTCTTCAAACTACATGCGAGTGGTATGCTTTATAATTCCAATCTTGGTCGCTTCATGCGCAACGCTGCCTGAGAAGATTCAAAAGAACATTTATCAAAACGATTTTAGTTCCGCTTTGATCTTATTGGAAGAGAAAGGGGTTGGGGCCGTCGTCGATCCAAAAGCAGATGAAGAAGAGTTAGCTGCAAGGAATATATACGAGAATGGAGTTAACAACTATTATCGTCAAAAGATTGATGATGAACTCTCCTCAGGCAATCTAAGGCAGGCATATCAGTATTCATTGGAAGCAAAGACTTTTTGTCCATGGTCTTCTTGGGCGCAAAATGAATCAAACGACCTTCATGAACAGCTGCAACGAATTAAAAACCTTGAAATAAAGTGGAAACGCATCCTCGGAAGCAATGCTATAACGCTAGAGGATGCTTATGAAATTAAAAAAGATGTAAGTGCTGTCTACAACATAATTAATGACACGCCATTTTTGGTAAGCACTTTTAATTCAGCTACAAAAGTAATTGTGAAAAAGCTTGCTGAGGGCGTGAAGTCTTTAGGCGAAAAGCTTACAAAGGAGGATGTTGATGTTTTTGAAAATTCCTTAGACGATTTTCCAAACCTTGGACACGAGAAAGGGTTAATCGTTGGGGCATTTAAGGACTATGCGTTGCTCCCGAAGATAAAAGACATAAAGGATGAAGATGTTTTACTTAATGGCCTGCCAAAAGAGGCTTTAAATAATTTAGTAATATTTTTTCAAAACAGCAATCGTTACCGCCTAATGGATGAATGCTATATTGTAGTTAAGCAGTTGTTCATTAGCTGGACGGAATCCTATTTTTCAGCATGGTTAGTGGACGACAACGTCAGTTATGCTATGATTGACTTGGCAGAGAAAATAAATAGCGATCTAGCATTTCTATCAACAGAACAATTCAAAAACAGCATATCAACTGGTCACATTCTGAGAGCAAATAGACGTTCTGGCGACGGGAAAAGTGCTGCAATATCTCTATTGCATTTACAAAGAGCAAAAATGCTGAGCAGCAAAATGTGGGAGCGTGATGGTAGAAAAGTTTTGAGTGTGGCAGAGGCCAGCCTAAAATCGACAACACCAGTGTCAGCTTCTATAAGTGTCGGAGGAGACCCAAATATTTCTCCAATTCTTTATGATCTTTTGCGAAATTCTTTCGCCTATAGGGTAAAGTCAAACACCAAATCATACTTTAAGTGGACCTGGAGAAGTCCAGAATTGGAGAAAAGTGATGTTGAAGTTTATTTTTCCGACATTAAGGCTTTTTTCCCATCAAGAAGTGATTTGAGTGTCGTTAACTCAAAATACCTGTCACATTATCAAGACGTGCCCAACCCACAAAAAGAGTACCTCGCATCGAGACTACAATGGGCCGAGAGCTCTGTAAATAGTGCAGAGTGGAATTACGACAGTGCGGTGTCTAGACACAATTTCAACCCTACACAGTTGAGTCTTAACAATGTAAACAATGCATATAACGATTACTCCATGGCTGTTAACACATATAATTCGATTCTTAGGCAGTACAATAGGACCCCGTCGACGATTAGTGAACCTGTATTCTTAGCTTATACCTTCGAGCAAGGCTCAATCAAATCTGGATGGTCAATCTCCGCTAAATTTTATTCTGGTAGCTATGTTGATAATTTCTCAAAACAGCTAGTCGACTCGGACTTTGTTCGATTGGGTTCTAAGTACAATGACAGTAATTCAAATTACAGACGGGATGATGGCATTGATATCGATGTGTCTAACGAGGCTATGATCGATAAACTCAACAAGATACTTTCCGCCATGATGATCTCATTCGAGGACTCAATTTCCAAACTAAAACTACATGATTTTCAAAGAGTTGAAGGAGAGGAAAAAGAACTGTTGATCTCTCTGTATCAGCCGTTTGGCCCTCGTATGCCTAAGACGGCAAGCAATTGGATTAAGGAGGCGTTTACAAACTTTGACCTGCCCTCGAGTGAGGCCAAGCCACGAGCTATCTCATTAGCCCGCAAGCACCAGTCCACTAACGGCATGAACCTTAAACAATTTGTATCTTACCATGAAGACACCGTCTGTGAAATTAAACATGATTTTGGCCGAGGAACAGGCACTCTGATTTCTAATGATGGATTGATTCTGACTTGCGCACATGTGCTGAACGGCTCTCGATTTATCGCCACATTCCACTCTGGAACAAATAAAGGGAATTATGAATGTAAGACCGTATTTGTGGATGAAAAAAATGACGTCGCCCTAGTACGTGCTATAGGCCTAAAGGCTTCTAAATGGGCTACTATCCGCTTAAAACGACCTACGGTTAAGGGGGAACAAATTATTGCTATAGGTAATCCCGGTTTGCGAGGAGGAGAAACAAACATTGCCGGAGCAACCAAAGGCATCGTTAGTAATCCCGATTTGAGTGTCTACGGCACTCAAAGAACCGTAAATGATATTACAATTGCTTCAGGGTCTAGTGGAGGGCCGGTGTTTTCGTTTGAAACCGGTGAATTGGTCGGTGTCGTTACAGCAGTTTGGTCCGCAGGCTTGGCGCAAGAAGGCGGCGTGTCCTCGTCCGGTTACTTTTGCCTTAGTGCACCAGCCGCACATTTAACTGAATGGTTAGGAGTTCGCTATTAAATGCAAGATTGGGAGAACTGAAACGTGGGATATTCAAGGGCCATGAGGAAGCCATCAACTCAGAATATCGCCCTGGCACGACAGGTAACCTCGAATAGAAGGGAGAGATGGTAATCCCCCCATTTCTAGAGGGTCTGAAAAGAAGAACCTACGCACCCTTTCCCAGCCTTGCTACTTTTCTGGTTCATCCGGATAAAGCATACTTTGCTTCGTGAATCCCCATGATCCTGAGCTTGACGAACTCGGTATCCCGATAGCCGTAGGCTTGCCGTTTTAGCGTCTTGATCATGTTGTTCGTCCCTTCGATTGGGCCTGATGAGATGGGGTG is part of the Desulfovibrio sp. Fe33 genome and harbors:
- a CDS encoding DUF1883 domain-containing protein → MCECYIIPNFSSYKNGRKHKFYGGLAKQSPIRISIPSTGHWHVAVDMQGLRGSTRASVRMLPGPLPEIRQTPLSDIPSLVQRNIPPSVESEGRTHDVFISHASEDKDEIVRSLANALIGQGLSVWYDEFSLRIGDSLRQKIDKGLATSRVCLVVLSQSFISKGWTNYELDGIVTRSISGEQILLPIWHNITKQQVMDFSPSLADKVARSTATHTVDEIAIEIAELLNRD
- a CDS encoding Fic family protein, coding for MKQDKEKALFIARKVFAELVFDVQSLEGMPFTMPEVQTYLQGVTVGGHKVADVEKLKQQKLGWELVIDMVRQDTFSLTKETACTIQGVLGLGEALDPGQFRSGQVGIAGTEYKPPKASELDSIFERVIKDILVLEDVRGQAYRLHLDFARNQFFWDANKRTGLLMLNGHLMSHGYAPLSVPAKRLTEYNAGMIRFYESGDYAEMMGFLRECHEAMYGRFE
- a CDS encoding tetratricopeptide repeat protein — encoded protein: MPGTNVCLWKGTKKDSKRAFEYYSISAANGEMRAICELGGLYYDGSGVDRDLKKAYECFLCAAEMGDSKAQLWVAMMFARGDGTPKNYAMAFNWYQRAANQKKICRLFRVGQSVREWERDRN
- a CDS encoding S1C family serine protease, producing the protein MPKHLPRFICSSSSNYMRVVCFIIPILVASCATLPEKIQKNIYQNDFSSALILLEEKGVGAVVDPKADEEELAARNIYENGVNNYYRQKIDDELSSGNLRQAYQYSLEAKTFCPWSSWAQNESNDLHEQLQRIKNLEIKWKRILGSNAITLEDAYEIKKDVSAVYNIINDTPFLVSTFNSATKVIVKKLAEGVKSLGEKLTKEDVDVFENSLDDFPNLGHEKGLIVGAFKDYALLPKIKDIKDEDVLLNGLPKEALNNLVIFFQNSNRYRLMDECYIVVKQLFISWTESYFSAWLVDDNVSYAMIDLAEKINSDLAFLSTEQFKNSISTGHILRANRRSGDGKSAAISLLHLQRAKMLSSKMWERDGRKVLSVAEASLKSTTPVSASISVGGDPNISPILYDLLRNSFAYRVKSNTKSYFKWTWRSPELEKSDVEVYFSDIKAFFPSRSDLSVVNSKYLSHYQDVPNPQKEYLASRLQWAESSVNSAEWNYDSAVSRHNFNPTQLSLNNVNNAYNDYSMAVNTYNSILRQYNRTPSTISEPVFLAYTFEQGSIKSGWSISAKFYSGSYVDNFSKQLVDSDFVRLGSKYNDSNSNYRRDDGIDIDVSNEAMIDKLNKILSAMMISFEDSISKLKLHDFQRVEGEEKELLISLYQPFGPRMPKTASNWIKEAFTNFDLPSSEAKPRAISLARKHQSTNGMNLKQFVSYHEDTVCEIKHDFGRGTGTLISNDGLILTCAHVLNGSRFIATFHSGTNKGNYECKTVFVDEKNDVALVRAIGLKASKWATIRLKRPTVKGEQIIAIGNPGLRGGETNIAGATKGIVSNPDLSVYGTQRTVNDITIASGSSGGPVFSFETGELVGVVTAVWSAGLAQEGGVSSSGYFCLSAPAAHLTEWLGVRY